In one window of Legionella fallonii LLAP-10 DNA:
- a CDS encoding Tn3 family transposase: MARLKILSSDDFNKLYKLPSLGDNDRPFVFELDEEDKAYLGSFNDVPKKIDYILQVSFFRITQFFYKFTFQGIRQDTWYVIKTFFPTEKFPKTKISKRHHYDNRNAILKKYGASLYSSQHKDKALRYARELVKQHAVPKYVFDSLLEYLHQHKIVRPSYTTLQDMVSEALNNEKDRLTNKIYNLMDKPFRELLAQFLEKDELFYQLTTLKKDQKDFTTAEINASIKKHQFLSSLYQKSIEIINELDISEQNIMHYADLAVYHTVYGLRAMKQKNLSRLYLMCYAHYRYLKISDHVISSFSHKVSFYTGEAEEYQAEAILNAKDDDKNHRDTAAAILSLINNKKVADNAIRTKAYEIVPQEKFQQFIRKIKKPNFTPEFYRWEYYSKTASAIKLNTRAAFKELDFQSKHKELQTAIAFLKEHYASNKAFSSYPFKDIPVEFIPKLSRCHVIKKVKVGTTGKKTKHIDADRYEIMLYLQIEKGIKSGSATVYNSLSYRALNDELHPKQDWDKNKNSIIKRLENKLLGSDINDLLKDLANRLGPRYKEVNDKIASGENNKIKLKHNKKGEAIRWTLPYKKSDDGVNNPFYENMPLTSIAKIIQFTHNQTDFMKKFTHILPTGSKKQVDESVLSACLVAKGTGIDIDKMKDISDVKEHDLKSTYADFIRHMTLTQASDVVMNHLKKLPIFEKYTLADYGIHASIDGQKLETKFNSIMARFSTKYFGFGQGVSAYTLCANWLPLCTKIIGTNEHESHYLFDMLNSNTSDIEIAAISGDMHSINRVNFIILFLFGYRFMPRFTQLDKKAGNNLVSFDDPKRYEGLLVKPSKKVNVRLIIKEWDNILRIMATLGLKKSSQSTIVKKLSSYQSNDTLRALIELDQVIMTLYMLDYIDDEGMRKTVHRSLNRGESYHQLRAAIARISSRKLTGKTEIELIINNECARLLSNCIIFYNASLLTGLYEHYKQNNMEEECLKIIRFSPVAWQHINLIGIYEFYNKKECLNLHDVIEKLVTNKKIDLLATA; the protein is encoded by the coding sequence GTGGCTCGACTAAAAATACTCTCAAGTGATGACTTTAATAAATTATATAAATTACCCTCGCTTGGCGACAATGACCGACCTTTTGTGTTTGAACTGGATGAAGAGGATAAAGCATACCTTGGCTCTTTCAACGACGTCCCCAAAAAGATTGACTACATTCTGCAAGTTAGTTTTTTTAGAATCACGCAATTTTTTTATAAGTTTACGTTCCAAGGAATTAGGCAGGACACCTGGTATGTTATCAAAACATTTTTTCCAACAGAGAAATTTCCAAAAACAAAAATCAGCAAGCGGCATCATTATGATAATCGCAATGCCATTTTAAAAAAATATGGGGCATCTCTTTATTCAAGCCAGCATAAGGATAAAGCGCTTCGCTATGCCAGGGAATTGGTAAAGCAACATGCTGTGCCAAAATACGTGTTCGATTCGCTACTGGAATACCTTCATCAGCATAAAATTGTCAGGCCATCCTATACAACATTGCAGGATATGGTATCTGAGGCACTGAACAATGAAAAAGACAGATTAACCAACAAGATCTATAACCTCATGGACAAGCCTTTTAGAGAACTATTAGCCCAGTTCCTGGAAAAAGATGAATTATTTTATCAATTGACGACATTAAAGAAAGACCAAAAGGATTTTACAACTGCGGAGATTAACGCCTCCATTAAAAAGCATCAATTTCTCTCATCGCTCTATCAAAAATCCATAGAAATAATCAACGAGCTGGATATTTCAGAACAAAATATAATGCACTATGCAGATCTTGCTGTGTACCACACCGTTTACGGTCTGCGCGCTATGAAACAAAAGAACTTATCTAGACTATATCTTATGTGCTATGCACATTATCGTTATTTGAAAATTAGTGATCATGTAATCAGCAGCTTTTCTCACAAAGTGAGTTTCTACACAGGCGAAGCCGAAGAATACCAAGCCGAAGCAATACTTAATGCCAAAGATGATGACAAAAACCATCGTGATACAGCCGCAGCTATTTTATCTCTGATAAACAATAAAAAAGTTGCTGACAACGCCATACGAACAAAAGCTTATGAGATTGTGCCACAGGAAAAATTTCAACAGTTCATACGAAAAATAAAAAAACCAAATTTCACACCTGAATTTTATCGCTGGGAATATTACAGCAAAACAGCATCTGCAATTAAGCTAAATACGCGCGCAGCATTTAAGGAACTGGATTTTCAAAGCAAACACAAGGAGTTACAAACAGCAATTGCATTTTTGAAAGAACACTATGCCAGTAATAAAGCATTCAGTTCTTATCCATTCAAAGACATTCCAGTCGAATTTATACCCAAGCTGTCGCGATGCCATGTTATTAAAAAAGTCAAAGTGGGCACAACTGGCAAAAAAACAAAGCACATTGATGCGGATAGATATGAGATAATGCTGTATCTTCAAATTGAAAAGGGCATAAAATCAGGATCAGCCACCGTTTATAATAGTTTATCGTACCGTGCCTTAAACGATGAACTGCATCCCAAACAAGACTGGGATAAAAACAAAAATTCAATCATTAAGCGCTTGGAAAACAAGCTGCTGGGAAGTGATATCAATGACCTTCTGAAAGATCTTGCCAACCGATTAGGTCCGCGATACAAAGAGGTCAATGATAAGATTGCCTCCGGTGAAAACAACAAAATCAAACTGAAGCATAATAAAAAAGGGGAGGCAATTCGTTGGACTTTACCTTATAAAAAGTCAGATGATGGTGTTAATAATCCTTTTTATGAAAACATGCCCCTAACCAGTATTGCTAAAATTATACAGTTTACGCATAACCAGACAGACTTCATGAAAAAATTCACCCATATATTGCCAACAGGCAGTAAAAAGCAAGTCGATGAGTCAGTATTGTCAGCCTGTCTGGTTGCCAAGGGCACTGGTATTGATATTGATAAAATGAAAGATATCAGCGATGTTAAAGAGCATGACCTAAAGTCAACTTATGCTGATTTTATTCGACACATGACTTTAACACAAGCAAGTGACGTGGTGATGAATCACTTGAAGAAACTGCCAATATTTGAAAAATATACTCTTGCTGACTACGGGATTCATGCAAGCATTGATGGTCAAAAGCTTGAGACAAAATTCAATTCAATTATGGCAAGATTTTCAACAAAATACTTCGGATTTGGTCAGGGGGTATCGGCTTACACATTATGCGCGAACTGGTTGCCTCTGTGCACAAAAATCATTGGTACAAACGAACATGAAAGCCATTATCTTTTCGACATGCTCAATAGCAACACAAGTGATATTGAAATCGCTGCCATATCTGGAGACATGCACAGTATAAATCGCGTGAATTTCATCATACTCTTTCTTTTTGGTTACCGCTTCATGCCACGATTTACTCAGTTGGATAAAAAGGCGGGAAATAACCTTGTCAGCTTTGATGATCCAAAGCGTTATGAAGGGCTGCTGGTCAAGCCGAGTAAGAAAGTAAATGTACGGTTAATCATTAAAGAATGGGATAATATTTTAAGAATCATGGCGACGCTGGGACTTAAAAAGAGCAGTCAAAGCACTATTGTAAAAAAATTATCGTCCTACCAATCAAATGATACGTTACGGGCATTGATTGAACTGGACCAGGTTATCATGACCCTGTACATGCTTGATTATATTGATGATGAAGGGATGCGTAAAACAGTGCATCGTTCTTTAAATCGGGGTGAGTCATACCACCAGCTCAGAGCAGCTATCGCAAGGATTAGCAGTAGGAAATTAACTGGAAAAACGGAGATTGAGTTAATCATTAATAATGAATGCGCACGTTTACTGTCCAATTGTATTATTTTTTACAATGCTTCCCTTCTGACTGGACTTTATGAACATTACAAACAGAACAACATGGAAGAAGAATGCTTGAAAATAATTCGATTTTCCCCTGTTGCATGGCAACATATTAACTTGATTGGAATTTATGAATTTTATAACAAGAAGGAATGCCTTAATTTACATGATGTTATAGAAAAATTAGTGACTAACAAAAAAATCGATTTATTGGCTACAGCCTAG
- a CDS encoding recombinase family protein: MAKTIAYIRTSTDKQDLNNQKLEIFEFAKKNKLEVDDFIEMTISSRKTSKERRIDEMLSVLDDADTLIVTELSRLGRSTAEVIGLVNELIKKQVRVISIKQNLDMKQHDMNSKIMITLFSLFAELERDLISLRTKEALANKKAQGIKLGKPKGTVQKSKFDKDIDKINELLELGLSVRKIAIFLGYTNHIGLNTYIKKRGIKTSLLE; encoded by the coding sequence ATGGCCAAAACAATCGCTTACATTCGTACATCAACCGATAAACAAGATTTGAACAATCAAAAGCTTGAGATTTTTGAGTTTGCCAAAAAAAATAAACTTGAGGTTGATGATTTTATTGAGATGACCATCTCAAGTAGGAAAACCAGCAAAGAACGCCGTATTGATGAAATGCTATCAGTATTGGATGATGCCGACACACTAATTGTCACGGAGCTCAGTCGGCTAGGCCGAAGCACTGCGGAAGTCATTGGATTAGTTAATGAATTAATCAAAAAACAGGTGCGAGTAATTTCCATAAAGCAAAACCTGGATATGAAGCAACATGATATGAATTCTAAAATCATGATCACCTTATTTTCGCTCTTTGCTGAGTTGGAGAGAGATCTTATTAGTTTAAGAACTAAAGAAGCACTAGCGAATAAAAAGGCGCAGGGAATCAAATTAGGTAAACCTAAAGGCACTGTGCAAAAAAGCAAATTTGATAAGGATATCGATAAAATAAACGAACTTTTAGAGTTGGGTTTATCCGTTAGAAAAATTGCAATTTTTTTAGGGTATACAAATCATATCGGTCTTAATACTTACATCAAAAAACGTGGTATTAAAACTAGCCTACTTGAGTAG
- a CDS encoding DUF6864 domain-containing function gives MNRVLPKVSSGEFDLLLTESLCFNPLEGLKINIPTSNENTGLPGRDITFDFVFKYDGNPSNNVINTSLKNNQVEILLNNFGSALISGILNPLTFQFGKVPIKLYFSGMLIEDQAKNLRMINFTVSIYQGKI, from the coding sequence ATGAATAGGGTTTTACCAAAAGTTTCTTCAGGTGAATTTGATCTCTTATTAACAGAATCACTTTGCTTTAATCCTTTAGAGGGGTTAAAAATAAATATACCGACCTCTAACGAGAATACAGGTCTTCCTGGAAGAGATATTACTTTTGATTTTGTCTTTAAATATGACGGCAACCCTAGTAATAACGTAATAAATACCAGTTTAAAAAATAACCAAGTAGAGATATTGTTAAATAATTTTGGCAGCGCTCTTATTTCGGGAATATTAAATCCTTTAACATTTCAGTTTGGCAAAGTACCTATAAAACTTTATTTTTCCGGCATGCTTATAGAAGATCAGGCCAAAAACTTGAGAATGATCAATTTTACAGTTTCTATTTATCAAGGAAAAATTTAA
- a CDS encoding helix-turn-helix domain-containing protein, translating to MDKKLFERLYESMTQMNEIIDGERVPSREFLVDAVHVKEIRKKTGLTQEKFCHLIDVNIGTLRNWEQGRREPTGPAKALLRAINKDPEHVLAALAS from the coding sequence ATGGATAAAAAATTATTTGAGCGATTATACGAAAGTATGACTCAGATGAACGAGATTATTGATGGTGAGCGTGTTCCTTCTCGAGAGTTTTTAGTTGACGCTGTTCATGTAAAAGAGATAAGAAAAAAAACTGGATTAACACAGGAAAAATTTTGCCATTTGATTGACGTTAATATTGGAACATTAAGAAACTGGGAGCAGGGGAGAAGAGAGCCAACAGGTCCAGCAAAAGCCTTGCTTCGTGCAATAAATAAAGATCCTGAACATGTATTAGCTGCATTAGCTAGCTAA
- a CDS encoding FRG domain-containing protein, translating to MDNKTINCPMKLIEELESLKTQEFLLRGHSSSTYFLQPQAFREQDIKKIANQFPISNELTRHWKQGEVLNKIKPWSSGVLPNPIITDRILSYVLYLLQYNYYLTRYYQGLNPIYSSNLDQEIATRLPSKNLATEQAFIELAEYFYLKILTRISLGGTIVAKAIPPQEITGYDETWPQHYSFPSAALDWTLSIPVALHFAIRSFEAPPSSGTSQLSICCFKQIDAKNSPVQVIEKSELKTNPRALRQEGLFTYFSEPCSFYIEHGTFPKIESYSLDQRHFIVLKRNIEINKQNIEVLRNYTRLHKINDNFLLLEDHYDLSKPKCTYIPA from the coding sequence ATGGATAATAAAACAATCAATTGCCCAATGAAGTTAATAGAAGAACTTGAGTCACTAAAGACTCAAGAATTCCTACTGCGTGGTCATTCATCGTCAACCTATTTCCTGCAGCCTCAAGCGTTTAGAGAACAAGATATAAAAAAGATAGCCAACCAATTTCCAATTTCTAATGAACTAACTCGCCATTGGAAACAAGGAGAAGTCTTAAATAAGATAAAACCATGGTCAAGTGGCGTACTACCCAACCCAATAATCACAGACAGAATATTAAGTTATGTACTTTATTTATTGCAATATAACTATTATTTAACACGCTATTATCAGGGGCTGAACCCCATTTATTCCTCTAATCTCGACCAAGAAATTGCAACCAGATTGCCTAGTAAAAACTTAGCCACTGAACAAGCTTTTATCGAATTAGCCGAGTATTTTTATCTCAAGATATTAACACGAATAAGCTTGGGGGGAACCATTGTCGCTAAAGCAATCCCTCCCCAAGAAATTACTGGCTATGATGAAACATGGCCTCAACATTATTCATTCCCTTCAGCTGCCTTAGATTGGACATTAAGTATTCCTGTCGCATTACATTTCGCAATAAGGTCATTTGAAGCACCGCCAAGCAGTGGTACTTCTCAGCTATCAATATGTTGTTTCAAACAAATCGATGCAAAAAATTCTCCTGTACAAGTCATTGAAAAAAGTGAGTTGAAAACGAATCCACGTGCCCTAAGGCAGGAAGGATTATTTACCTATTTTTCCGAGCCATGCTCTTTTTATATTGAGCATGGGACATTCCCAAAAATCGAGTCATATTCCCTTGATCAACGTCATTTTATCGTCTTAAAAAGAAATATTGAAATAAATAAACAAAATATAGAGGTTTTACGAAATTACACCCGTCTTCATAAAATAAATGACAATTTTTTACTCTTAGAGGATCACTATGATTTAAGTAAACCAAAATGTACTTATATTCCAGCCTGA